A single Metarhizium brunneum chromosome 5, complete sequence DNA region contains:
- the GIT2_1 gene encoding Glycerophosphodiester transporter GIT2 gives MSADIAREAEARHDKAQESNEPAEAQHKTFWQAALPVFACGAGLFSDGYINNVIGSVNTVLGIQYGSLYKDSQASKYVADIAFAGTVVGQLLFGFLSDRWSRSNSLVVSTIILIVFTALAAGSYFRGDTIGMFNILAAWRFFVGIGIGGEYPAGSVGCAESTGDLKKGTRHRWFILFTNTMINCGFVFGAFLPYVIAAAAHNTNYSTIWRTSLGIGVVFPLVLLLLRMRLKEPEEFTKEAMRRQTPYILVLKFYWFRLLCVSIIWFLYNFSVYAFGIYSSSILSGIYDDQAPLTTIFGWNTVINMFYLPGSIIGSFVSDKLGPKYTLILGVSAQAVVGYIMAGVYGQISNKIAPFAIVYGIFLSLGELGPGNNIGLLAAKTCATGVRGRYYGIAAAMGKIGAFIGTWVFPYIQAAGGNKVQSAQYPFWVASSLSVLSAVIAFFFMPNIGQDTIADEDIRFRDYLESQGWDTRQLGFDSKDPELSAGEKPQAVQKSD, from the exons ATGAGTGCCGACATAGCCAGGGAGGCCGAGGCCCGTCATGACAAGGCGCAAGAGTCGAATGAGCCCGCGGAAGCGCAGCACAAGACGTTCTGGCAAGCCGCCCTGCCGGTTTTTGCTTGTGGCGCCGGCCTGTTTTCAGACGGATACATCAATAAT GTCATTGGGTCGGTAAACACCGTGTTGGGAATCCAGTATGGCTCGTTGTACAAGGACTCACAGGCCTCCAAGTATGTTGCTGACATTGCGTTTGCTGGTACCGTCGTTGGCCAGCTGCTGTTTGGCTTCCTTTCCGACCGCTGGTCTCGATCCAACTCGCTCGTCGTATCTACTATTATTCTCATCGTCTTTACAGCCCTCGCTGCGGGGTCCTACTTCCGCGGCGACACGATTGGCATGTTTAATATACTGGCTGCCTGGCGTTTCTTTGTAGGCATTGGTATCGGAG GTGAATATCCTGCTGGTAGTGTCGGATGTGCCGAGTCGACGGGGGATCTGAAAAAGGGCACACGACACAGGTGGTTCATCCTCTTCACCAACACCATGATCAACTGTGGTTTCGTCTTTGGCGCCTTCTTACCCT ACGTGATAGCGGCGGCCGCTCACAACACAAACTACAGCACCATCTGGAGAACAAGTCTGGGAATCGGTGTCGTCTTCCCCTTGGTCTTGCTCCTGCTCCGTATGCGATTAAAAGAGCCCGAAGAGTTCACAAAAGAAGCCATGCGTAGGCAGACACCGTATATTCTGGTGCTCAAGTTTTACTGGTTCCGCTTGCTGTGTGTCAGCATCATCTGGTTCCTGTACAAC TTCTCCGTCTACGCCTTTGGCATCTACTCGTCGTCGATTCTGAGCGGCATCTACGACGACCAGGCGCCGCTGACTACCATCTTTGGGTGGaacaccgtcatcaacatgTTTTACCTTCCTGGCTCCATCATCGGCTCCTTTGTGAGCGATAAATTGGGACCCAAATACACTCTGATTCTTGGCGTCAGCGCCCAGGCCGTTGTTGGGTACATCATGGCTGGTGTCTACGGACAAATCTCCAACAAGATCGCTCCCTTTGCCATTGTCTATGGCATCTTCCTGTCGCTTGGTGAGTTGGGCCCCGGCAATAACATTGGCTTGTTGGCCGCCAAAACCTGCGCAACCGGTGTGCGTGGCAGGTACTACGGTATTGCGGCCGCCATGGGGAAAATCGGTGCTTTCATCGGAACTTGGGTCTTTCCTTACATCCAGGCCGCTGGTGGCAACAAGGTTCAGTCTGCCCAGTACCCCTTCTGGGTCGCGTCAAGTCTCTCCGTGCTGTCTGCGGTCAttgccttcttcttcatgcccAACATTGGCCAGGATACAATTGCGGATGAAGACATTCGATTCCGGGACTATCTAGAGAGCCAGGGCTGGGATACACGGCAGCTTGGTTTCGATTCCAAAGACCCTGAGCTGTCCGCAGGCGAGAAGCCACAAGCCGTTCAAAAGTCGGACTAA
- the ayr1_2 gene encoding NADPH-dependent 1-acyldihydroxyacetone phosphate reductase yields the protein MAENTEGPQAGQKVALVTGAGVGGIGGALALELHSAGYFVICAVRRPSSASELLRPGIIAIELDVSSTESVSAAAKKVSSVTNDKLHVLVNNAGSATHRPALDLDVDGVVASMFDVNVLGVMRMVKAFSDLLINAKGCVVNIGSIAPIVPLVYSSAYNATKAALHAYGDALRMELKPLGVDVVTVVTGGVKSNLVREDSPSLPEGSRYLPVQKFWLHRVTMSQKGAMDTDEYARKMVGMIQKKSRPIWFWSGGSVSIAWFMYYFVPRRLRLFVMARRFGLIGKKLLGQ from the exons ATGGCGGAAAACACCGAGGGCCCCCAAGCCGGCCAAAAAGTAGCCCTCGTCACCGGAGCCGGagtcggcggcatcggagGCGCACTCGCCCTCGAGCTGCACTCGGCCGGCTACTTTGTCATTTGCGCCGTGCGGCGGCCCTCGAGCGCCAGCGAGCTCCTGCGGCCGGGCATCATAGCCATTGAGCTGGACGTCTCGTCCACCGAGTCCGTATcagccgccgccaagaaggTCTCCTCCGTGACAAACGACAAGCTGCATGTCCTCGTCAACAATGCCGGCTCCGCGACGCACCGGCCGGCCCTGGACCTCGATGTCGACGGTGTCGTGGCCTCCATGTTTGACGTTAACGTCCTGGGTGTCATGCGAATGGTCAAGGCCTTTTCGGACCTCTTGATCAACGCAAAGGGGTGCGTTGTCAACATTGGCAGCATCGCGCCCATTGTGCCGCTGGTGTATTCCTCCGCCTACAATGCGACCAAGGCCGCGCTTCATGCCTATGGCGACGCGCTTCGCATGGAGCTCAAGCCTCTGGG AGTCGACGTCGTGACCGTTGTGACGGGCGGCGTGAAGAGCAACCTAG TTCGCGAGGACAGCCCATCTCTCCCCGAGGGCTCGCGGTACCTCCCCGTGCAGAAGTTCTGGCTGCACCGAGTGACCATGTCTCAAAAGGGAGCAATGGATACCGACGAGTACGCTCGCAAAATGGTAGGCATGatccagaagaagagcaggccCATTTGGTTCTGGAGCGGAGGTTCCGTGTCCATTGCCTGGTTCATGTATTACTTTGTTCCACGGCGGTTGAGGCTTTTCGTCATGGCGAGACGCTTTGGGCTGATTGGGAagaagcttcttggccaataG
- the GLYR2 gene encoding Glyoxylate/succinic semialdehyde reductase 2, producing the protein MRIGFLGLGRMGTPMALNLCKTYPTTVWNRTASKYPALTAAGAKIGHTPAQVAQHSDVIFTMLFDAPATQSVFDDGLKRAIRNKTIINTSSVPVEFSQELERQILRAGGSYVEMPVSGSKVPAEQGRLVGMMAGDEAVCERVRPHVQPLTCASVYCGPTGSGLKMKYAINAYLITMTAGLAESMSLAQAQGLDLDAFAEVLAAGPLASAYSGLKVGKVLAGDWSAQAAIKDCYNSTQLIRAAAAAAHTQSPLVRLCGELYSQAKASGMAEDDMIAVFKVLAGSTATPST; encoded by the coding sequence ATGAGAATCGGGTTTCTTGGCTTGGGCCGGATGGGCACGCCCATGGCCCTCAATCTCTGCAAGACGTATCCCACAACGGTTTGGAACCGGACCGCGTCCAAGTATCCTGCATTGACCGCGGCCGGGGCCAAGATTGGCCACACGCCAGCCCAGGTCGCCCAACACTCGGATGTCATCTTCACCATGCTCTTCGATGCGCCGGCCACCCAGTCCGTattcgacgacggcctcaagCGAGCCATCAGAAACAAGACAATCATCAATACCAGCTCGGTGCCCGTGGAATTCAGCCAGGAGCTCGAGAGGCAGATCCTGCGCGCGGGCGGGAGCTACGTCGAAATGCCCGTGAGCGGGAGCAAGGTGCCCGCCGAGCAGGGCAGGCTGGTGGGAATGatggccggcgacgaggccgtgtgCGAGCGGGTGCGACCGCACGTGCAGCCGCTCACCTGTGCCTCCGTCTACTGCGGCCCGACGGGCTCGGGGCTCAAGATGAAGTACGCCATCAACGCCTACCTGATCACCATGACGGCGGGGCTCGCCGAGTCCATGAGCCTCGCGCAGGCGCAGGGCTTGgacctcgacgccttcgCCGAGGTGCTGGCGGCCGGTCCCCTGGCCTCTGCGTACTCCGGGCTCAAGGTGGGCAAGGTCCTGGCCGGGGACTGGTCGGCGcaggccgccatcaaggactGCTACAACAGCACGCAGCTCAtccgggcggcggcggcggcggcgcacaCGCAATCGCCGCTCGTGCGGCTGTGCGGCGAGCTGTACAGTCAAGCAAAGGCATCCGGCATGGCAGAGGATGACATGATTGCCGTGTTCAAGGTGCTGGCTGGGTCGACCGCTACTCCCTCTACGTAG
- the YBT1_2 gene encoding Pleiotropic ABC efflux transporter of multiple drugs YBT1 has protein sequence MKAVTQLVPQYALFYLLQALEQNQLDRSLTLYSVLYGLSLIAEVWIRELVQWFTMSQFQIPMQAVLSSLVYRKTLKLPNFSEGQPEDRSSQQQSRQDPPSFTKSIDNHLQLDTGKVSAVCSQNILIPLSFIKLFFTVMALAQLIGWQAITLTIICTIVTTALNFKISATYSKSYHGLMKYRDQRSNLLSEALQGIRDIRLGVFESQWENRLLDIRQGEMDQMRRSSVTMCIVVVLANICPLILGILPIALYSYRTGRLTASIAFTSLGLLQKLQADLAVLPLTWSYLLECWASCERLEAFLKLPEKQDAIVPSESVVFKDVTVSWPSKSFGGARSSTFSLNNLSLQFPRGKLSIIAGGTGSGKNLVLNAILGEADVVSGSIHAPCSNGQATTLPTSSPVAVVSQPTWLERTSLMENILFGCSYDPARYLDVVKACALDKDVRNLPNGDATDVGPKGTSLSGGQRWRVCLARALYSKASTILIGDILSAIDSSVRKHVLEQALLGQLAQGRTLIMVTHHVAMCQPFASFVMHLSNRQALGTETEKLETSMKPVQPVTALEGGGTQSGSDKNSVGNQPTASGTTAHQQKSTLGGLAEYLRQGSLSSWSCAIIVILLSEAVTHSGAWWLKHWTDGLAIDYGDGTAALVDDRSRKPHGSGMYYIGIYILVSIASALMLGFKSFALYNVSHKASQKMFRGMVRSILQAPLHWIETYPRGEILKRFSSDFIVVDMRIASNIGAEIELTARLVFVMTTGMLISPYTCVCAVGLLAAYWRVSQYCMPIAQQLQQLNSTQLSPLYSQLHSTLASNGLLVIRAFGRSADYILHMDALIDDSSRAAWYDCLCSRWMELRVGILGVVFEAMIALGAASGRINSGSAGFALIVARQFSASMSLLIKKAVVIQNDVNAAHRIAEYNELPSEFRAGCEAPDNWPQTGTIIVENFSTGYPNLPLVLKNIDFVVHSGQRVGIVGRTGAGKSSLSLALFRILESRQGRIMVDGIDISTLRLVDVRQRIFIVPQDPFLFSGTVRSNLNMSGDHSDKTLIETLRELGLDFPLSMSLASGGSNISQGQRQLICLARAILSKPRILVLDEATSAVDIATDTILQQILRKAFSKCTVIVIAHRLSTVIDFDELLVLDGGRIVERGRPIDLSRQSGPLRELLEYSVDRLELFMRLERKDQRLL, from the exons ATGAAAGCTGTGACGCAACTTGTGCCACAATATGCGCTCTTTTACTTGCTGCAAGCCTTGGAGCAAAACCAATTGGATCGAAGCCTTACTCTTTATAGCGTCTTGTACGGTCTTAGTCTCATTGCAGAAGTTTGGATACGAGAGCTGGTGCAGTGGTTTACCATGTCCCAATTCCAAATTCCTATGCAAGCCGTGTTGAGCTCCCTCGTATACCGCAAAACCTTAAAGTTACCAAACTTCAGCGAGGGTCAGCCCGAAGACAGGAGTTCTCAACAGCAGTCTCGCCAAGATCCACCGAGCTTTACAAAGTCTATTGACAATCATTTACAACTTGATAC TGGCAAAGTTTCGGCCGTCTGCAGCCAGAACATACTGATCCCCCTATCATTTATCAAGTTATTTTTCACggtgatggccttggcacaACTGATTGGATGGCAAGCTATAACATTAACCATCATCTGTACAATTGTTACAACAGCGCTCAACTTCAAAATCTCGGCAACCTACTCAAAGTCCTACCATGGTTTGATGAAGTATCGAGACCAGAGGTCCAACTTGCTCTCGGAAGCACTGCAAGGTATCCGTGATATACGTCTTGGAGTATTTGAATCCCAATGGGAGAATAGACTCCTGGATATTCGGCAAGGGGAGATGGACCAGATGCGGCGGAGCTCAGTTACCATgtgcatcgtcgtcgtcttggccaatATCTGCCCCCTAATACTAGGCATTCTACCCATTGCCCTTTATTCATACCGAACCGGGAGATTGACAGCCTCAATTGCGTTTACATCCCTTGGATTACTACAAAAGCTTCAAGCTGACCTTGCTGTACTGCCGTTGACATGGTCATATCTCTTGGAGTGTTGGGCCAGTTGTGAGAGACTAGAAGCTTTCCTGAAGCTACCAGAGAAACAAGACGCCATTGTGCCATCGGAATCCGTCGTTTTTAAAGATGTGACGGTTTCATGGCCATCCAAATCCTTTGGAGGCGCGCGGTCGTCAACCTTTTCCCTCAACAACTTGTCTTTACAGTTTCCGCGTGGTAAGCTGTCAATTATAGCCGGCGGAACCGGGTCGGGCAAGAACCTCGTGTTGAATGCAATTTTAGGCGAAGCAGACGTAGTGTCTGGCTCTATTCATGCACCTTGTAGCAATGGTCAGGCCACTACCTTGCCCACATCATCTCCGGTTGCGGTTGTGTCTCAGCCGACATGGCTAGAGCGTACGTCCCTCATGGAGAACATCTTATTTGGCTGTTCGTATGATCCAGCGAGGTATCTTGACGTTGTCAAAGCTTGTGCGTTGGACAAAGATGTCCGAAATTTGCCCAATGGCGATGCAACTGATGTCGGCCCCAAGGGAACATCATTAAGCGGAGGGCAACGCTGGCGGGTGTGTTTGGCTAGAGCACTATATTCGAAAGCTAGCACTATATTAATTGGAGATATTCTATCAGCCATCGACTCATCGGTTCGAAAACATGTCTTGGAACAGGCATTGCTCGGCCAACTTGCACAGGGAAGGACGTTGATCATGGTCACCCATCACGTTGCCATGTGCCAGCCATTTGCAAGTTTTGTTATGCATCTTTCAAATCGACAGGCACTAGGCACCGAAACCGAGAAACTCGAAACCAGCATGAAGCCAGTACAACCTGTCACAGCCCTTGAAGGCGGCGGGACTCAAAGTGGCTCTGACAAAAATTCAGTCGGGAATCAACCGACCGCGAGTGGCACCACCGCGCACCAACAGAAATCGACTCTTGGTGGCCTTGCCGAATATTTGCGACAGGGCAGCCTATCCAGTTGGTCATGTGCAATAATCGTCATTCTCCTATCAGAGGCCGTGACACACAGCGGAGCGTGGTGGTTGAAACACTGGACCGATGGCCTTGCCATTGACTACGGGGACGGCACAGCTGCGCTTGTCGATGACAGAAGCAGAAAACCCCACGGTTCAGGCATGTATTATATCGGGATATATATTCTGGTATCGATTGCTAGTGCCTTGATGCTCGGCTTCAAGTCTTTTGCTCTGTATAATGTCAGTCACAAGGCTTCTCAAAAGATGTTTCGCGGCATGGTTCGTTCCATCTTGCAGGCGCCTCTGCATTGGATTGAAACGTATCCTCGCGGCGAGATTCTCAAACGTTTCAGTTCAGACTTTATCGTCGTCGATATGAGAATAGCGAGCAATATTGGTGCCGAAATTGAGCTCACCGCCAGACTCGTGTTTGTCATGACGACTGG AATGCTTATATCCCCATACACCTGTGTTTGTGCTGTTGGGCTACTTGCGGCATATTGGCGAGTCTCACAATATTGCATGCCCATCGCACAACAACTACAACAGCTCAATTCCACTCAACTGTCCCCGCTGTATAGCCAGCTTCATTCGACCTTGGCTTCAAACGGTCTGCTTGTAATTAGAGCTTTTGGAAGATCGGCCGATTATATTCTTCACATGGATGCTCTTATTGACGATTCGTCCAGAGCAGCTTGGTACGACTGCCTCTGCTCGAGATGGATGGAACTGCGCGTCGGCATCCTAGGCGTTGTTTTCGAAGCAATGATTGCACTTGGAGCTGCTTCAGGTCGCATCAATTCTGGATCAGCTGGCTTTGCGTTGATAGTGGCCAGGCAATTCTCTGCATCAATGAGCTtgcttataaaaaaagcagTCGTGATTCAAAACGACGTCAATGCTGCCCATCGAATCGCAGAATATAACGAGCTGCCATCCGAATTTAGAGCCGGCTGCGAGGCTCCTGACAATTGGCCACAGACGGGTACAATCATCGTCGAGAATTTTTCCACTGGATATCCAAATCTTCCTCTGGTGCTGAAGAACATTGACTTTGTTGTACATTCAGGCCAGCGTGTCGGGATTGTCGGCCGAACAGGCGCCGGAAAATCCTCACTCTCACTCGCCCTATTTCGAATCCTTGAAAGTAGACAAGGAAGAATTATGGTTGATGGCATCGATATTTCTACCCTGAGATTGGTAGATGTTCGCCAACGCATCTTTATTGTTCCCCAGGATCCATTTCTCTTTAGCGGAACCGTACGAAGCAACCTCAACATGTCGGGTGACCACTCTGACAAAACACTAATCGAGACGTTGCGAGAACTTGGACTAGATTTTCCGCTCAGCATGTCTCTGGCTTCCGGCGGGTCCAACATCTCACAAGGTCAGAGACAGCTCATTTGCTTGGCAAGAGCAATATTGTCCAAACCCCGAATTCTTGTGCTAGACGAAGCCACAAGCGCGGTGGATATAGCGACCGACACCATCCTGCAGCAGATTCTGAGGAAAGCCTTCTCAAAGTGCACAGTTATAGTCATTGCTCATCGTCTGTCCACCGTTATCGACTTTGACGAGCTTTTGGTGCTCGATGGAGGTAGAATCGTGGAAAGAGGACGGCCAATCGACTTGTCTCGACAAAGTGGCCCCCTTAGAGAGTTGCTAGAGTATAGTGTGGACAGGCTTGAGCTATTTATGCGCTTAGAGCGGAAAGATCAAAGgcttttataa
- the sed4 gene encoding Tripeptidyl-peptidase sed4: MIFRMNLATFLAVTKLFLMACEATEQWERIPGGWNVASKPTPDTIATFTLALNMENIDFLASELLDISDTESPNYGKHWDQADVYSRFAPSNATVSTTLDWLVGGGVQNYTVDWIFIDFTTTIATADSLLNASYHYYTNNVTTELRTASYSVPERIQNSALLISPGTYLGVPNSVPLSLRPYGAREPLQRSVVSKDDNPCLQAISPSCLKHMYKVANYTPHEGSGSTIGFSSFLNQSALYNDLFEFERHFAIPGQNISVELVAGGIDNQNESTAQFAEADLDAQTIVGIAHPLPVTQFIISGNPPFIPNIDHKTENRNFNEPYVPYYRHLLSRSKSDLPYVISNSYGEQEDSVPIRYALLTCNLIGFLGLRGVTVVQSSGDTGVGSGCLAPDLGTAEFYPIFPATCPWITSVGGTVGFSPESAWKGSSGGFSRYFSRPSYQDATVCRYMDMVASETYAYYGKYTNWNGRAFPDVAAHSLSPDFQVVYRGLVAMSGGTSASAPVWAGIVALLNDARLRAGKPVLGWLNPLLYARGFLSLNDITEGFSEGCHGINPGTNATEPDGAGIIPGARWNATTGWDPVTGLGTPDFQKLKHLVLSL; this comes from the exons ATGATCTTCAGAATGAATCTTGCCACTTTTCTCGCCGTGACGAAGCTGTTCCTTATGGCTTGTGAAGCCACTGAGCAATGGGAAAGGATACCTGGAGGCTGGAATGTAGCCAGCAAACCGACGCCAGATACTATTGCTACATTCACTCTGGCATTGAACATGGAAAATATTGACTTTTTGGCTTCGGAACTTTTGGATATCTCCGATACGGAAAGCCCCAATTATGGGAAACATTGGGATCAAGCAGATGTATATTCAAGATTTGCTCCTTCTAATGCAACCGTCTCAACCACCCTGGATTGGCTGGTTGGCGGAGGTGTTCAAAATTACACAGTCGATTGGATATTCATTGACTTCACTACAACTATTGCTACAGCAGACAGTCTTTTGAACGCGTCATACCACTACTACACGAATAATGTGACGACAGAGCTTCGAACGGCGAGCTATTCTGTCCCCGAAAGAATCCAAAACAGCGCTCTGCTCATATCTCCTGGAACTTATTTAGGAGTGCCAAATTCGGTGCCACTATCGCTTCGTCCATACGGAGCTCGTGAGCCGCTTCAACGCTCTGTTGTATCAAAGGATGACAACCCATGTCTTCAAGCAATAAGTCCGTCATGTCTCAAACACATGTACAAAGTAGCAAACTATACTCCCCATGAAGGGTCGGGTAGCACTATCGGGTTCTCGAGCTTCCTCAATCAATCAGCTCTTTACAATGACCTCTTCGAGTTCGAAAGACATTTTGCTATCCCGGGTCAGAATATTTCTGTTGAACTGGTTGCGGGTGGTATAGATAACCAGAATGAGTCTACAGCACAGTTTGCAGAGGCCGACCTGGACGCTCAAACTATTGTTGGTATTGCTCATCCGCTGCCAGTTACGCAGTTCATAATCAGTGGGAATCC ACCATTTATTCCAAATATCGATCACAAGACGGAGAATCGAAACTTCAATGAGCCGTATGTCCCTTATTACAGGCACCTTTTGTCACGGTCAAAGAGTGACCTCCCATATGTCATCTCCAACTCATATGGTGAACAGGAGGACTCGGTGCCAATCAGATATGCCTTGCTTACCTGCAATCTAATTGGCTTTTTGGGCCTCCGAGGAGTAACAGTTGTGCAGTCTTCCGGAGACACTGGAGTGGGAAGCGGTTGTTTGGCACCCGACCTCGGGACTGCCGAATTCTATCCCATTTTCCCTGCCACTTGCCCATGGATAACAAGCGTTGGCGGTACAGTTGGATTTTCACCGGAATCTGCTTGGAAAGGGAGCTCTGGTGGATTCAGCCGCTACTTTTCCCGACCTTCTTATCAAGACGCCACAGTCTGCAGGTacatggacatggtggcTTCCGAAACATATGCATACTATGGAAAGTACACAAACTGGAACGGACGTGCATTTCCAGATGTTGCCGCTCATAGCCTATCTCCAGACTTTCAAGTTGTGTATCGAGGACTGGTTGCGATGAGCGGCGGGACGAGTGCATCAGCACCAGTCTGGGCAGGCATTGTAGCCCTGCTCAATGATGCAAGGCTGCGAGCTGGCAAGCCAGTTCTCGGATGGCTGAATCCGCTTCTTTATGCCCGGGGATTCCTGTCGTTGAACGACATTACTGAGGGTTTCAGTGAAGGTTGCCATGGTATAAATCCAGGCACAAATGCTACTGAGCCAGACGGGGCTGGAATAATCCCAGGGGCCAGATGGAATGCGACAACAGGCTGGGACCCTGTAACTGGGTTGGGCACCCCGGATTTTCAGAAGTTGAAGCATCTTGTCCTGAGCCTCTAA
- the tropE_3 gene encoding Short-chain dehydrogenase/reductase tropE → MILKIDALVKTPKHLPEDIMATKIILVTGANTGLGLEIVKALCGSIAQYEILLGGRSLDKAKAAVSEIVTSFPSASGRVTAIQVDVEDDDSIAAAFDTVKNKYGRLDVLVNNAGALFDIEFLMGSMTMRQVWNQSWNVNITGSQIMTSVFIPLLLESDDPRLLFITSGTSTLAGSENLDLPINRVPPKGWPKGGPPPISIPAYRSSKAGMNMMMREWHRTLKEDGVKIWAISPGYLATGLGGSVEVNKKQGAADPAIGGQFAKDVIEGHRDDDVGKVILRDRVQPW, encoded by the exons ATGATCCTCAAGATTGATGCGTTGGTTAAGACCCCAAAGCATCTTCCCGAGGACATAATGGCGACCAAGATTATTCTTGTTACCGGAGCCAACACAGGCCTTGGGCTCGAGATTGTCAAAGCCCTGTGTGGTTCCATCGCACAATACGAGATACTGCTTGGTGGAAGATCTCTCGACAAGGCAAAGGCAGCGGTGTCCGAGATTGTGACCAGCTTTCCAAGCGCCTCGGGCCGTGTCACTGCAATCCAAGTGGATGTGGAAGATGATGACTCGATAGCTGCCGCCTTCGACACGGTCAAGAACAAGTACGGGCGCCTCGATGTCCTCGTCAACAATGCAG GTGCCCTGTTTGACATAGAATTTCTGATGGGCAGCATGACGATGCGTCAAGTTTGGAACCAGTCCTGGAATGTCAACATAACGGGGTCCCAAATCATGACGTCTGTTTTTATACCTCTACTTCTTGAATCTGACGATCCTCGACTTCTTTTTATCACGAGCGGTACATCCACTCTAGCGGGATCAGAAAACCTCGATCTGCCCATCAATCGTGTTCCGCCAAAAGGCTGGCCAAAGGGTGGCCCGCCACCGATCAGCATACCGGCCTATCGCAGTTCTAAAGCAGGAATGAATATGATGATGAG AGAGTGGCATCGCACCCTCAAGGAGGACGGGGTCAAAATATGGGCCATCTCGCCAGGCTATCTGGCCACTGGTCTGGGGGGGAGCGTCGAGGTGAACAAGAAGCAAGGCGCTGCCGATCCTGCCATAGGTGGACAGTTTGCCAAAGACGTCATTGAAGGGCACAGGGATGACGACGTGGGTAAGGTCATTCTACGAGACCGGGTGcagccttggtga